One Oncorhynchus nerka isolate Pitt River linkage group LG5, Oner_Uvic_2.0, whole genome shotgun sequence genomic window carries:
- the LOC115129900 gene encoding SLIT and NTRK-like protein 2 — MLNSVLLLSVLTVTSFSSKTESRKTSKDICKNRCSCEEKENILSINCENKGFTTVSLFQPPPNKICQLFLNGNFLSRLNPNEFVSYGNVTSLHLGNNGLQEIKTGAFTGLRFLKRLHLNNNNLEIIKEDTFAGLESLEYLQADYNYISAIEAGAFGKLNKLKVLILNDNLLLSLPNNVFRFVMLTHLDLRGNRLKMLPFAGVLEHIGGIMEIQLEENPWNCTCDLIPLKAWLVTISVFVGDIVCETPFRLHGKDITQLIKQDLCPRRNAGDSNHRAMQPPSDSQYHGLSPTLHPGVTPTKTPRASRPPKTRNRPTQRVTSSKDKQVFGPIMVYQTRSPVPMTCPSICVCTSQNPDSGLNINCQERKLHNITELTPKPSYPKKLHLTGNYLQTIYRTDLTEYSSLELLHLGNNRIAVIQNGAFENLANLRRLYLNGNYIESLSQSLFAGLQSLQYLYLEYNVIKDILPQTFNSLHNLQLLFLNNNLLRSLPDNVFGGTMLTRLNLRNNHFSHLPVRGVLDQLSAFIQIDLQENPWDCTCDIVALKNWMELSSTSVVVNEITCDSPSKHAGRLLRSLRNDAICPEPNEITITKAPTVRPSTDSTPPSAITPTDEQVPEMHAEVPLSVLILGLLVVFILSVCFGAGLFVFVLKRRKGADSVPASANNVDLNSFQVQYGSYNTEPTADKTETHVYNYIPPPVGQMCQNPIYMQKDSEQVAYYRNLKELSFSTMDTKKSELPPSPYTISTVEFIEKQSCGNREPELLYQNIAERVQELPTVGALNYNFCTLPKRQFIPQYETTRRHNQDRLNKTVLYGTPRKYYANQSKNEHPVLPGKLKTEPDYLEVLEKQTAMSQL; from the coding sequence ATGCTGAACAGCGTTTTGTTGCTCAGCGTTTTAACTGTGACCAGTTTCTCCTCGAAGACTGAGAGTCGCAAAACTTCGAAAGACATTTGTAAGAACCGCTGCTCATGTGAGGAAAAGGAGAATATATTGAGCATCAACTGTGAAAACAAAGGATTTACAACGGTTAGTCTATTTCAACCCCCACCGAACAAAATCTGTCAACTCTTTCTCAATGGAAACTTTCTTTCAAGGCTGAATCCAAACGAGTTTGTCAGTTATGGTAATGTGACATCACTTCATCTGGGGAACAACGGGTTACAGGAgataaagactggagcttttacTGGACTGAGATTTTTAAAACGACTTCATCTCAATAACAATAACTTGGAGATAATCAAGGAGGACACATTTGCTGGTTTAGAGAGTTTGGAGTATTTACAGGCAGATTATAATTACATCAGCGCCATTGAAGCAGGTGCATTCGGCAAATTGAATAAACTCAAAGTATTGATTCTCAATGACaacctcctgctctctcttcccaacAATGTATTTCGTTTCGTTATGTTAACGCATTTGGATCTAAGGGGGAACCGGCTTAAGATGTTGCCTTTTGCTGGCGTGCTGGAGCATATAGGTGGCATTATGGAGATCCAACTGGAGGAGAACCCGTGGAACTGCACCTGTGATCTGATCCCCTTAAAAGCCTGGCTGGTCACCATATCAGTCTTTGTAGGGGACATCGTGTGCGAGACCCCATTCAGACTGCATGGCAAGGACATTACGCAATTGATTAAGCAAGATCTATGCCCCCGACGAAATGCTGGTGATTCCAATCACCGCGCAATGCAGCCTCCCTCTGATTCCCAATACCACGGCCTTTCTCCCACCCTACACCCCGGTGTCACTCCAACAAAAACCCCAAGGGCCTCCCGTCCCCCTAAAACGAGAAATCGCCCCACACAAAGGGTAACGTCTAGTAAGGACAAACAAGTTTTCGGGCCTATAATGGTTTATCAGACTAGGTCCCCTGTTCCCATGACCTGCCCTAGCATTTGCGTATGCACCTCTCAGAACCCAGACAGTGGATTAAATATCAACTGCCAGGAGAGGAAATTGCATAATATAACAGAGCTTACCCCTAAACCGTCCTATCCAAAGAAATTGCATTTAACAGGCAATTACTTGCAGACCATATACAGAACAGACCTAACCGAATACAGCTCACTAGAGCTCCTCCACTTAGGAAATAATAGAATAGCTGTCATTCAGAATGGGGCCTTTGAAAACCTAGCTAATCTACGGAGACTTTACCTCAATGGCAATTACATTGAAAGTCTATCCCAATCATTATTCGCAGGGCTGCAGAGCCTTCAATACTTATACCTGGAGTATAATGTTATCAAGGACATTTTACCACAGACGTTTAACTCCTTACATAATCTGCAGCTGCTGTTCCTAAACAACAATCTACTGAGATCCCTTCCCGACAATGTTTTTGGAGGGACTATGCTGACAAGACTAAACCTGAGAAACAATCACTTCTCCCACCTGCCGGTGCGCGGTGTGCTCGACCAGCTCTCCGCATTCATTCAGATCGACCTGCAGGAAAACCCATGGGATTGCACCTGCGACATCGTTGCGCTTAAAAACTGGATGGAGCTATCCAGCACCAGCGTTGTGGTAAATGAAATCACATGTGATTCGCCCTCCAAACACGCAGGGCGGCTCCTCAGGTCTCTGCGTAACGATGCAATTTGTCCCGAGCCTAACGAGATCACAATAACCAAGGCCCCCACCGTCAGACCCAGCACtgactccactcctccctctgccaTCACGCCCACAGACGAGCAGGTGCCCGAGATGCATGCGGAGGTGCCCCTGTCGGTTCTCATACTTGGACTGCTCGTGGTTTTCATTCTGTCGGTCTGCTTCGGGGCTGGTTTGTTTGTATTTGTCCTGAAACGACGCAAAGGTGCTGATAGCGTTCCCGCCAGTGCCAATAATGTAGATTTAAACTCCTTCCAGGTACAATATGGTTCTTATAACACAGAACCCACTGCAGATAAAACAGAGACGCATGTGTATAACTACATCCCTCCCCCAGTTGGTCAGATGTGTCAGAACCCCATCTACATGCAGAAAGATAGCGAGCAGGTGGCCTACTATAGGAATCTAAAGGAACTAagcttcagcaccatggacactAAAAAGTCGGAGTTGCCCCCAAGTCCATATACCATAAGCACAGTGGAGTTCATTGAGAAACAATCTTGCGGCAATCGAGAGCCGGAGCTGCTTTATCAAAACATTGCAGAGAGGGTTCAGGAGCTTCCGACTGTTGGGGCTCTGAATTATAATTTTTGCACTTTACCGAAAAGACAATTCATTCCTCAATATGAAACCACTAGACGACACAACCAGGACAGGTTGAATAAAACGGTTCTCTATGGGACTCCACGAAAGTATTATGCCAATCAATCAAAAAATGAACACCCTGTGCTGCCTGGGAAGCTAAAAACAGAACCAGACTACCTCGAAGTTCTGGAAAAACAAACTGCAATGAGTCAGTTGTAA